DNA sequence from the Arthrobacter crystallopoietes genome:
GACGGCCCGCTTCATTCCGCTTGAAGACGTCATCGCCCAGCACCTGGATCTGCTGTTCCAGGGCATGGAGATCCTGGAACACCACAGCTTCCGCGTGACCCGCAACGAAGACCTCGAAGTGGAAGAGGACGACGCCGAAAACCTTCTCCAGGCGCTGGAGAAGGAACTGTTGCGCCGCCGTTTCGGGCCACCGGTCAGGCTCGAAGTCACCACGGACATCAACCCGAGCATCCGCGAACTGCTGGTGCGCGAGCTCGGCGTGGAGGAGTCCGAGGTCTATGCATTGCCGACGCCGCTGGACCTCCGGGGCCTGAGCGTCATCTCCAACATCGACCGCAATGACCTGCACTACCCGAAGCAGCTGGCGCATACCAGCCGCCACTTGAACGAAAGCGAAACGTCCAAGGCAGCCAACGTCTTTGCCGCCATGCGCCGCCGGGACATTCTGCTGCACCACCCGTACGATTCCTTCTCCACCTCGGTGCAGGCCTTCCTGGAACAGGCGGCATCGGATCCCAAGGTCCAGGCCATCAAGCAGACGCTCTACCGGACCTCCGGCGACTCCCCCATCGTCGATGCGCTGATCGATGCCGCTGAGGCCGGCAAGCAGGTCCTGGCACTGGTCGAAATCAAGGCCCGTTTCGACGAGCAGGCCAACATCGACTGGGCCCGCAAGCTCGAGCAGTCAGGTGTGCACGTGGTGTACGGCATTGTCGGGCTCAAGACGCATTGCAAGCTCTCGCTGGTGGTGCGCCAGGAAGGCGACCGACTGCGCCGCTACAGCCATATCGGCACCGGCAACTACCACCCCCGCACCGCCCGCTACTATGAGGACCTGGGTCTGCTGACCTCCAGCGACCAGGTGGGCGAGGACCTGTCCAAGCTGTTCAACCAGCTCTCCGGCTACGCACCCAAGTCCACGTTCAAACGCCTGCTGGTGGCACCCCGGTCAGTGCGCAGCGGACTCATAGACCGGATCGAGAAGGAAATCACCAACCGCAAGGCCGGTCTGCCGGCCCGCGTGGTCATCAAGGTCAACTCGATGGTGGACGAAGCAATCATCGACGCCCTGTACCGCGCTTCCCAGGCGGGCGTGCAGGTGGATGTCATAGTCCGCGGCATCTGCGCCGTCCGGCCCGGTGTGCCGGGCCTGAGCGAGAACATCCGGGTCCGCTCCATTTTGGGACGGTTCCTGGAGCACTCACGCGTGTTCGCGTTCGCCAACGGCGGCGATCCGGTGGTGTACATCGGGTCGGCGGACATGATGCACCGGAACCTGGACCGCCGGGTGGAAGCGCTGGTGCAGCTCAGTTCGCGTGAAGACGTCGCCGATCTGGTGGCCTTAATGGACCGGTACATGGACCCGGGCACGGCGAGCTGGCACCTGGACAATCAAGGCAGGTGGACCCGGCACCACAAGGACGCCGAGGGCAATCCGCTCAGCGACGTGCAGTCATGGTTGCTGGCTTCGCGCGCGCGCCAACGTGCAGTGACGCGCCGGTGATGACGGACTTGAAAACAACGGACCTGACCGAAGCCCCCGCCAAAATCAGCGTCACCGCGGCCGGCGCATTGTGTTGGCGTGTCAGCCAGGGCCGGCTGGAACTCTTGCTCATCCACCGGCCGCGGTACAAGGACTGGTCCTGGCCCAAGGGCAAGCTGGACAGCGGCGAAACCAATCCCGAGTGCGCTGTCCGCGAAGTCGAGGAAGAAGTCGGCGTGCGGGTGAAACTTGGCATCCCCCTGCCCACTATCCATTACCAGGTGCCCTCGGGGCTGAAGGAAGTACTGTACTGGGCTGCCAAATTGGACAAGGCGACGCCGAAACCGGACGGCAAGGAAGTGGACAAGGTCCGCTGGAGCACCCCGGAGGAAGCAGCCGAGCTGCTGAGCAACCCCTCGGATAAGGAACCGTTGGCTGCTCTGGTCAAGGCCTACGAGAACGGTGACCTGGAGACCTACCCCTTCATCGTCGTCCGCCATGCCAAAGCAAAGCCGCGGTCGTCCTGGACCCGGGCTGAAGGTGAACGACCGCTTGCTGCCACCGGCCTGCGGCAGGCGCTGGCGGTCTGCCGCTTGCTCGCCTCCTGGCAGCCCAAACGGGTGGTTTCCAGCCCTTGGCTGCGCTGCATGCAAACCATCACGCCGTACGCCAATTCGCAAAAAAGCAAGATCCGTACGGTCGAGGCCATCACGGAGCACAGCGCCCACCGGAACCCGCAGAAGGCCCGCTCGGCCATCGAGTATCTGTTGGACAAGCGCAAATCCACGGCAGTCTGCACCCACCGGCCTGTCCTGCCCCAGGTCATCAAGGTCCTGCGTGACCGGTTGCCTGAGGAACTGGCAGAACAGCTGCCCTCGAGAGATCCGTATCTGAAGCCCGGGGCGATGCTCGTCTGCCAGATCAGCGTCAAGAATCCGAACAGAATCGTCTCCCTGGAACACTTCGACGCCTACGACGACTGACGCTTTCCGGCGTGCTGAACGTTCAGCGGATGTGCCTTTGTGAGGTTCGGCTAAGGGAAATCTGGCTAGCCTAACCTGCCTATCCAAGACCAAATTGAGGTCCTAGAGTGCTTGCATGAGCACATTCAACGAACTTCTCGCGGACCAGGTCGGCAACGAATTCGCTGCCTCGCAGCAGTACATCGCCATCGCTGTCTGGTTTGATAACGAAGACCTGCCCCAGCTGGCCAAGCACTTCTATCGGCAGTCGCTCGAGGAGCGCAACCACGCCATGATGCTGGTTCGCTACATGCTGGACCGGGACCTCAAGGTGACCATTCCGGCCATTAACCAGGTCCACAATGATTTCAGCAACGTGGTGGAGCCGATCAGCCTGGCCCTGCGGCAGGAAAAGGAAGTCACAGCCCAGATCGAGGCGCTCTTCGCAGCCGCCCGGGCCGAGACTGATGCCCTGGGCGAACAGTTCATGCTGTGGTTCCTCAAGGAGCAGGTCGAAGAGGTGGCCTCGATGTCCACCCTGCTGGCCATCGCCGAGCGTGCGGACAACCTGTTCGACATCGAGAATTTCCTGGCCCGCGAATCCGTGGGCGATGAGGGCCGTGACTATGGCGCACCGGAAGCTGCCGGCGGCGCCGTCTAGGTACCGGTTGGGCATCACAGCTGGCCAGTCCGGATCCCATTGCCGGCTGGTCTAGACTGGTCAGCGTGAATGCCATTCCCACTCCGTACGAAGACTTGCTGCGTGAGGTCATGGCCTCCGGCACCGAAAAATCGGACCGTACCGGCACCGGAACGCGCAGCGTTTTCGGCCGGCAGATCCGGTTCGATCTGGCCGAAGGTTTCCCGCTGATCACCACCAAGCGGGTGCATTTCAAATCCGTGGCATTGGAGCTGCTCTGGTTCCTGCGCGGTGATTCCAACGCCAAGTGGCTGCAGGAACGCGGCGTGAAAATCTGGAACGAGTGGGCAGACGAGAACGGCGAACTGGGCCCCATCTACGGTGTGCAGTGGCGCTCCTGGCCAACGCCGGACGGCGGGCATATCGACCAGATCGCGGACCTCGTCGAGGGTTTGAAAAACAACCCGGACTCGCGCCGGCACATAGTTTCAGCCTGGAACGTGGCCGAGATCAAGAACATGGCACTGCCGCCGTGCCATGCGTTCTTCCAGTTCTATGTGGCGGACGGCAAGCTGTCCTGCCAGCTGTACCAGCGCAGTGCCGACATGTTCCTGGGCGTCCCGTTCAACATCGCTTCCTATGCGCTGCTGACGCTGATGCTTGCCCAGCAGGCGGGCCTGGAACCCGGGGAGTTTGTCTGGACCGGTGGCGACGTCCACATCTACGACGACCACGTGGACCAAGTGACCGAACAATTGGGCCGCGAACCGTATCCCTACCCGCAGCTGAGGATCCTGCGGAAACCGGCCAGCATCTTCGACTACAACTGCGAGGACTTCGAATTGCTGAACTACCAGCATCATCCCGCTATCAAGGCACCGGTGGCCGTATGATCCCCGCCGACACCCCCTCGGGCACGCATGCAGGCCGGAAGGAACCGGTACTGGGCCTGATCTGGGCGCAAAGCTCCAATGGCGTGATCGGCAAGGACGGCGACTTGCCGTGGCACCTGCCCGAAGATCTGGCCCACTTCAAACGGACCACCAAGGGCCACCCGGTCATCATGGGCCGCAGGACGTGGGATTCCTTCCCCGCAAGGTTCCGGCCGCTGCCGGGCCGGACCAATATCGTCATTAGCGGCAGCCCGGAACGGCGGGAAGAGCTGGCCGCTTCCGGCGCCGTCGCCGTCGGGTCCCTCGAGGACGCTCTGGCGGAGGCGGCTTCCAGTCCCGGCAGCGAAGAGGTCTGGATTATCGGTGGCGGCGAAATCTTCCGCAACGCCACCGCTTTGGCGAACACCGCCGTCGTTACCGTGATCGATCTGGAGACGGACGGCGACACCTTCGCTCCAAAGCTGGGCCCGGGTTGGACATTCGACGCCACCGAGCCCGCCGAGGGCTGGCTCACCTCGTCGAACGGCACCCGGTACCGCATCGCATTGTGGACGCAGCAGGTGGATCCGGCCAGCTGAAGGACCAATCCGGCTGCCGGAGCCGCGGCAGGCTAGATTGCCCCTGCCGCCGGGCCGCGGAAGTGGCTAGGATCGGTGGACGGGCGCCAACAGTGCCGCCGGTCCGATGCGCAGGAGGAACCATGTCTGTTTCACACGAGAACCTCACTCTGGTCCAGGACTCGAGCCGGGGCCGTTATGAGCTCCACTGCGGCGATACGTTTATCGGATTCGAAGGCTTTGAAACCGACGACGACGGCGTCATCACTCTGCAGCACACCATCATCGACGAGAAATACGGCCGCCGGGGCTTTGCCCGCGCCCTGGTCACCATGATCCTGACGGACATGCGGGCCAAGGAGCAGAGGATGGTCCCGCTGTGCACCTACGTCCAGTCGTATCTTGAGCGTTTCCCGGAGTACAGTGACCTGGTCATCGAACATGCCCGCTAAGCTGCCGGCGCATGCACAGCGGCAGGTCGTCAGGGGCGGCAAATTCGTGGTATACGTCACCTATTTGGGGGTCGGACAGCATACTGGCCTAAAATGGAGTGTATGACTTCTCCCGCAGCAAGTTCCACTGTCCAATCAGTCGGCCTTATCGGCTGGCGCGGAATGGTCGGCTCAGTCCTTATGCAGCGCATGCAGGACGAGGGCGATTTTGATCTGATCAACCCGGTCTTCTTCTCCACGTCCAACGCCGGCGGCCAGGCCCCCGCGTTCGCCGAAGGAGCCGGCACTCTGCAGGATGCCTTCGATATCGAAACGCTGGCCAAGCTGCCGATTATTGTCACGGCCCAAGGCGGAGACTACACCGCCGAGGTCTACCCCAAGCTGCGCGACGCCGGCTGGGACGGTCTCTGGATTGACGCGGCTTCCACCCTGCGGATGGACCAGGATTCCATCATCGTGCTGGATCCGGTCAACCGCGAAGTAATCGACTCCGGCCTGGCCCGTGACGTCAAGAACTACATCGGCGGTAACTGCACCGTCTCCGCCATGCTCATGGGCCTCGGTGGCCTGTTCCGGAACGGCCTCGTCGAGTGGGGCACCTCCATGACGTACCAGGCCGCTTCCGGCGGCGGCGCCCGGCACATGCGCGAACTGCTCAACCAGTTCGGCAGCCTGAACTCCGTGGTGTCCGATGAGCTGGCCCATCCTTCCTCCGCCATCCTGGAGATCGACCGGAAGGTGCTGGCCGAGCAGCGGAACCCGGAGCTGGATGCCTCCCAGTTCGGCGTGCCGCTTGCCGGTTCAGTGATCCCGTGGATCGACAAGGATCTCGGCAACGGCCAGTCCAAGGAAGAATGGAAGGCCGGCGCAGAAACCAACAAGATTCTCGGCCTCGACGTTGCCGAAGGCAGCCGGATCCCGTTCGACGGGCTCTGCGTCCGGATCGGTGCCATGCGCTCTCACTCCCAGGCGCTGACGCTGAAGCTCCGGGAAGATCTGCCCGTGTCCGAGATTGAGCGGCTGATCGACGCCGACAACGAGTGGGCCAAGGTGGTTCCCAATACCAAGGAAGCCACCATGGAGCAGCTCACCCCCGTTGCTGTCAGCGGCACCCTGGAGATTCCGGTCGGCCGTATCCGAAAGCTTGAAATGGGACCGGAATACATCAGCGCCTTCACCGTCGGCGACCAGCTGCTGTGGGGTGCGGCCGAGCCGCTGCGCCGCATGCTGCGGATCGCCACCGGCAACCTCTAACCTTCGGGGCAACGAGAGCCGCCCTTAGCGCTAACGCAGTCCGTTCCCTTCGGGGAGCGGACTGCCGCCGTTAACGGCCAACACCTCCACGGCATGGATCCAGCGGCCGCCCCCCGTTCCTCCACAGACCGGGTCAAGACCACGGCGGTCCACATACTTCGAATACCCGTTCTATCCTAGTTGTCCCCCGACATAGCGTGAAGGAATATCAGAATCCGCACGCCGGGAAGGGGCCATCCGATGAAAACGCCAACAGCAGGCGAACTGCTGCACCAGTTTCTGGTTCAGTCGAGCGCTTGTAAACAGGAGGCGACGGCAGAGCGGTACCTGCTGGTTCATGCACAGCTGCACCGCTATCTGGAAAAAACCGGACACCGCATCCTGGAGACACAGCAGCTCCCCTATTTCCGCCGGGAACAGCAGAAGGATCCTGCCGATGCCTTCTGCCGATCGTTCTACGCCGAGGAGGTCATCTACGCTCTGCCCGGCTTCCTGGTCCTGCCTTGGCTCTACAGCAACCCGACGGACCGTCGTATCCAAATCAGCCAGACCGCGCGCCTGGCGGCATGGTTGTGCAAGAGCGGTTACGTTGACCGCCGCTGGCACAGCTGTGCCGTGCTGGAGGTGGAGGGAGCAGTCCGGCGAGCACGGGCTGAATCATGACTGGCAGCCCTAGCGTCGACAAGTTGCTCAGGATGTTCTTCCTCAGGTACAACCTGAGCCAGAAACCGGTGACCGTAGACCGGTGTAACCGGATCGAACTCCATCTCCGGCACTTCCTGGATCTCTGCGGCGAAGACTACCTGGCATCCGAGCAGCGTCAGCTGCTGGAGCTGGAACGCCAGTTCCAACCGCACGGTTCGGCTTTCGCGCGACTGATGTATGCCGGCGAGCTGCTTGCGGCACTGCCGGAATTCCTCGCCCCCGAATGGCTGATGAACCATGGCGTAGACCGCAAGGTACAGATCAGCCACAGCGACCGGCTGGTGCGCTGGCTCTGCGGGGAGCGGTTGGTGGACTTCCGGGCTCACCGGATGGATCTGCTGCACTTCCGCAGCGCCCATGACCAGGCGCTACGGGTGCAGCCGTGATCCACGGTCCAACGCCAGCGTCAGAGGGCGCAGCCGATCAGCAGCGGTTCCGGAACGAGCCGGATTCCAAACTTGTCCTGGACGCCATCCCTGACCGTACGGGCAATAGCCACAATGTCCTCGGCGGAAGCGCTCCCACGGTTCGTGATGGCCAACGTGTGCTTCGTGGACAGCGACGCCCTGCCTCCGGCGATGGAATATCCGTCCACGCTTCCGTTGGCCGTGCCCTCAAGTCCGAAGCCCTTGCCGAAACCGGATTTGTCGATCAACCACGCGGCACTTAGCTTCATCTGGTCGCCCACGGGCCACCGGGGCGCCGTTTCAGGCAGTTGGTCGGCCACTTCAGCAGCAACGATCGGGTTGGTGAAGAAGGAACCGGTGCTGTAGGTATCCCGGTCGGCGGGGTCCAGGACCATGCCCTTCGAGGCCCGCAGTCGGAGGACCTCGCTGCGCACGTCGTTGGCCTTCGCCCGCTCTCCGGCTTCGACGGCGAGGGACCGGGCCAGTTCGGCATAGCGGATGGGCGCGCTCATCCGGCTCGGGGACAGCTGGAACTGGACCGTCAGGACCACGAAGCGCGGCGACCCGTTGGTTGTCGTTCGCTTCAGGACCGAGTCACGGTAGCCGAACCGGAGGTCCGAGTTGGCGAACGTCTTAACCACGTTGGCTTCCCGGTCCCACGTCCGTACGCTGGCTACGGTCTGGGAGACGTCCGCTCCGTAGGCTCCGACGTTTTGGACGGGCGTAGCTCCGGTCAGGCCGGGAATTCCCGACAGCGCCTCCAGCCCGGACCACGCATGCAGAACAGTGGCTTCCACGAGTTCATCCCACGGCTGTCCGGCCTGGACAGTGACCATGACGCCGCCGCAGGTTGCATCGGCGTCGTCCACGTCGTAGCCGGTGCTGGCAATCCGCAGAACCGTTCCCGGGTACCCCTCATCCGCAATCACGAGGTTGGATCCGCCGCCGATAATCAGCAGGCCTTCGCCTGCCTCATCCGCGGCGCGGACGCCCTCAATGATTTCCCGCTCCGTGGTGGCTTCGACATAGCGCCGGGCGGGTCCGCCGACTCCTACCGTAGTGAGAGGCGCCAGTTTGATGGCGGCTTCACCAGGCACGGACAACGGCCTGCGCTTTTACCAGGACCTTCTGCCCGGCAGCAGTCACGGTCAGATCCACGCGGACCGATGAGTTCGCCTCGTCGACAGCGCCGATAACTCCGGCGACCTCGAGAGTAGCGCCGCCTGCATCCAGATTCTCCACAACC
Encoded proteins:
- a CDS encoding RNA degradosome polyphosphate kinase, whose translation is MATESVTPAPVRFGSSEVAPARATQDRIDIPEFAPSLLPDGNFSLDDRFLDREMSWLDFNARVLELAEDPDLFLLERVNFLSIFASNLDEFFMVRVAGLKRRIAAGLAVPSAAGLSPIEQLEQIMVEAHKLQVRHARIFAEIIRPELAYEHIYMVRWEELTDGERDWLTKMFREKVFPILTPLAVDPAHPFPYISGLSLNLAVVVRNPVSEKELFARVKVPDQLPRMISLDGPRAGSIPGRTARFIPLEDVIAQHLDLLFQGMEILEHHSFRVTRNEDLEVEEDDAENLLQALEKELLRRRFGPPVRLEVTTDINPSIRELLVRELGVEESEVYALPTPLDLRGLSVISNIDRNDLHYPKQLAHTSRHLNESETSKAANVFAAMRRRDILLHHPYDSFSTSVQAFLEQAASDPKVQAIKQTLYRTSGDSPIVDALIDAAEAGKQVLALVEIKARFDEQANIDWARKLEQSGVHVVYGIVGLKTHCKLSLVVRQEGDRLRRYSHIGTGNYHPRTARYYEDLGLLTSSDQVGEDLSKLFNQLSGYAPKSTFKRLLVAPRSVRSGLIDRIEKEITNRKAGLPARVVIKVNSMVDEAIIDALYRASQAGVQVDVIVRGICAVRPGVPGLSENIRVRSILGRFLEHSRVFAFANGGDPVVYIGSADMMHRNLDRRVEALVQLSSREDVADLVALMDRYMDPGTASWHLDNQGRWTRHHKDAEGNPLSDVQSWLLASRARQRAVTRR
- a CDS encoding NUDIX hydrolase, with product MMTDLKTTDLTEAPAKISVTAAGALCWRVSQGRLELLLIHRPRYKDWSWPKGKLDSGETNPECAVREVEEEVGVRVKLGIPLPTIHYQVPSGLKEVLYWAAKLDKATPKPDGKEVDKVRWSTPEEAAELLSNPSDKEPLAALVKAYENGDLETYPFIVVRHAKAKPRSSWTRAEGERPLAATGLRQALAVCRLLASWQPKRVVSSPWLRCMQTITPYANSQKSKIRTVEAITEHSAHRNPQKARSAIEYLLDKRKSTAVCTHRPVLPQVIKVLRDRLPEELAEQLPSRDPYLKPGAMLVCQISVKNPNRIVSLEHFDAYDD
- a CDS encoding ferritin — its product is MSTFNELLADQVGNEFAASQQYIAIAVWFDNEDLPQLAKHFYRQSLEERNHAMMLVRYMLDRDLKVTIPAINQVHNDFSNVVEPISLALRQEKEVTAQIEALFAAARAETDALGEQFMLWFLKEQVEEVASMSTLLAIAERADNLFDIENFLARESVGDEGRDYGAPEAAGGAV
- a CDS encoding thymidylate synthase, coding for MASGTEKSDRTGTGTRSVFGRQIRFDLAEGFPLITTKRVHFKSVALELLWFLRGDSNAKWLQERGVKIWNEWADENGELGPIYGVQWRSWPTPDGGHIDQIADLVEGLKNNPDSRRHIVSAWNVAEIKNMALPPCHAFFQFYVADGKLSCQLYQRSADMFLGVPFNIASYALLTLMLAQQAGLEPGEFVWTGGDVHIYDDHVDQVTEQLGREPYPYPQLRILRKPASIFDYNCEDFELLNYQHHPAIKAPVAV
- a CDS encoding dihydrofolate reductase — its product is MIPADTPSGTHAGRKEPVLGLIWAQSSNGVIGKDGDLPWHLPEDLAHFKRTTKGHPVIMGRRTWDSFPARFRPLPGRTNIVISGSPERREELAASGAVAVGSLEDALAEAASSPGSEEVWIIGGGEIFRNATALANTAVVTVIDLETDGDTFAPKLGPGWTFDATEPAEGWLTSSNGTRYRIALWTQQVDPAS
- a CDS encoding GNAT family N-acetyltransferase, with the protein product MSVSHENLTLVQDSSRGRYELHCGDTFIGFEGFETDDDGVITLQHTIIDEKYGRRGFARALVTMILTDMRAKEQRMVPLCTYVQSYLERFPEYSDLVIEHAR
- the asd gene encoding aspartate-semialdehyde dehydrogenase produces the protein MVGSVLMQRMQDEGDFDLINPVFFSTSNAGGQAPAFAEGAGTLQDAFDIETLAKLPIIVTAQGGDYTAEVYPKLRDAGWDGLWIDAASTLRMDQDSIIVLDPVNREVIDSGLARDVKNYIGGNCTVSAMLMGLGGLFRNGLVEWGTSMTYQAASGGGARHMRELLNQFGSLNSVVSDELAHPSSAILEIDRKVLAEQRNPELDASQFGVPLAGSVIPWIDKDLGNGQSKEEWKAGAETNKILGLDVAEGSRIPFDGLCVRIGAMRSHSQALTLKLREDLPVSEIERLIDADNEWAKVVPNTKEATMEQLTPVAVSGTLEIPVGRIRKLEMGPEYISAFTVGDQLLWGAAEPLRRMLRIATGNL
- a CDS encoding UDP-N-acetylmuramate dehydrogenase, whose protein sequence is MPGEAAIKLAPLTTVGVGGPARRYVEATTEREIIEGVRAADEAGEGLLIIGGGSNLVIADEGYPGTVLRIASTGYDVDDADATCGGVMVTVQAGQPWDELVEATVLHAWSGLEALSGIPGLTGATPVQNVGAYGADVSQTVASVRTWDREANVVKTFANSDLRFGYRDSVLKRTTTNGSPRFVVLTVQFQLSPSRMSAPIRYAELARSLAVEAGERAKANDVRSEVLRLRASKGMVLDPADRDTYSTGSFFTNPIVAAEVADQLPETAPRWPVGDQMKLSAAWLIDKSGFGKGFGLEGTANGSVDGYSIAGGRASLSTKHTLAITNRGSASAEDIVAIARTVRDGVQDKFGIRLVPEPLLIGCAL